One stretch of Anguilla anguilla isolate fAngAng1 chromosome 5, fAngAng1.pri, whole genome shotgun sequence DNA includes these proteins:
- the si:dkey-37g12.1 gene encoding atrial natriuretic peptide receptor 1, producing the protein MSKILFGALWLEVLLVFVPLGRCMTFTLLLSMPNTSIPYSVGRIGAAALIAIDAINRSPDLLQGHRLEHEYVDDECSAVRGSGKVVSLQHQRNYSAFIGPCCSKVCSQIARLAAYWNIAVVSPICADQEFLDKKDFPTLTRVFGPFTKMGSFFVKICRKFGWKRIAIIYNNEPIWIMPAEGIRYTAEEKNITVAEYLEFHDLDEQGNASLSAAAILRQVTAVARIIVISARGEMVRTFMIEAYKEGWINGDFVFFCFELFEQRDMFGDFSWKRGDAYDSMARKAYSALYRLSLYKPDDERYQNFSADVIRRAKEDFGYTYTPDEKVSVLAALSHDSVWLYAQALHETLSENGDPYDGYAITQKMWNRTITGIQGDVTIDDNGDRESAYMMHHFQKSNGEFEVIANYFGTNKTFEQVEGVMIRWPGGRTTPPLDSPKCGFRGEQCPHTERSLVIAVAVIISLLAAGTLHISLLYRKYKLQEKASMMSWKIGYSEVTIVTEPYTSPSACQVVYFNDKSMHSSWGAGEGNTEGQTPSHRSVVYKENVCSICFLHVKSVNLNKELITELKQCKDLVHPNICSFIGACLDSPHFFLLTEFCPKGSLQDILRNNSIKLDWTFKSSLMLDIVKGMDYLHRSPLRSHGHLSSSNCVVDSRFVLKVTDFALEHLRWQVRGEMGSDRCDWQRLLWRAPELLRHRGAPKGTQKGDVYSFGIIVQEIVYRCGPFFIPNCTLKAREIVERVAAGGCSPLRPHADPAGCPESAEALMRSCWRESPAERPDFSALKAVVKRLCPSGGSDNILDDLLSRMEQYANNLEEIVNERTAQLLEEKRKAESLLTQMLPRSVAIQLIAGKAARAETYDCVTIYFSDIEGFTAMAARISPMQVVNVLNDLYTFFDNIIDSHDVYKVETIGDAYMVVSGLPIRNGDDHAKEIARMSLAIVHAMKQFKSEHVPNQQLKVRIGLHSGPCVAGVVGLKMPRYCLFGDTVNTASRMESHGSPLKIHVSSATKALLDKFGTFHLELRGDINMKGKGLLRTYWLLGEEP; encoded by the exons ATGAGTAAAATACTTTTTGGAGCTCTGTGGCTGGAGGTCCTCCTGGTTTTCGTACCCCTGGGAAGGTGCATGACTTTCACCTTACTGCTGTCCATGCCCAACACCTCCATACCGTACAGCGTGGGAAGAATTGGAGCAGCAGCTTTGATTGCCATTGACGCGATCAACAGGAGTCCAGACCTACTGCAAG GTCACCGGCTGGAGCACGAGTACGTGGACGATGAGTGCAGCGCCGTCCGGGGCTCCGGAAAGGTCGTCAGCCTGCAGCACCAGCGCAACTACAGCGCGTTCATAGGGCCGTGCTGCTCAAAG GTGTGTTCCCAGATTGCCAGACTTGCAGCCTACTGGAACATTGCTGTGGTCAGCCCCATCTGCGCAGACCAGGAATTTCtggataagaag GACTTCCCAACTCTCACCAGAGTATTTGGCCCCTTCACCAAGATGGGTTCCTTCTTTGTCAAGATATGCAGGAAGTTTGGATGGAAGCGCATCGCCATCATCTACAACAACGAGCCCATCTGGATCATGCCTGCTGAAGGAATcag GTACACAGCGGAGGAGAAGAACATCACTGTGGCCGAATATCTGGAGTTTCATGACCTGGACGAGCAGGGAAACGCCTCCCTCTCCGCAGCCGCGATCCTGCGGCAGGTTACGGCTGTAGCGCGCA tcaTTGTCATCTCTGCTAGAGGCGAGATGGTGAGGACCTTCATGATCGAAGCCTACAAAGAAGGGTGGATCAATGGGGACTTTGTCTTCTTCTGCTTCGAACTCTTCGAGCAGAGGGACATGTTTGGAGACTTCAGCTGGAAGAGAG GAGATGCATATGACTCCATGGCCAGGAAAGCGTATTCGGCACTGTATCGACTGTCCCTGTACAAACCTGATGACGAGCGCTACCAGAACTTCTCTGCTGATGTCATCCGAAGAGCAAAGGAAGACTTTGGCTACACATACACCCCTGATGAGAAG GTGTCCGTTCTGGCCGCTCTCTCCCATGATTCCGTGTGGCTGTACGCCCAGGCGCTGCACGAAACGCTGTCCGAAAACGGAGATCCCTACGACGGCTACGCCATCACCCAGAAAATGTGGAACAGAACGATCACAG GCATTCAGGGTGACGTGACGATCGATGACAACGGAGACAGAGAGTCGGCCTACATGATGCACCACTTCCAGAAGAGTAATGGAGAGTTCGAG GTTATTGCaaattactttgggacaaataaaacatttgaacaaGTGGAGGGGGTCATGATCAGATGGCCTGGAGGCAGAACAACCCCCCCTTTGGACAGCCCTAAGTGTGGATTCAGAGGGGAACAATGCCCACACACTG aaagaagCCTGGTGATTGCTGTTGCAGTGATAATCAGCTTGTTGGCTGCAGGGACACTCCACATAAGTCTCCTTTACAG gaagTACAAGCTCCAGGAGAAGGCTTCGATGATGTCATGGAAAATCGGTTACAGCGAGGTCACTATAGTGACAGAGCCATACACATCCCCATCAGCATGTCAG GTGGTTTACTTCAATGACAAATCAATGCACTCCTCTTGGGGAGCTGGGGAAGGAAACACAGAAGGCCAGACCCCAAGCCACAGGTCTGTGGTGTATAAA GAGAATGTGTGTTCAATTTGTTTCTTGCACGTGAAAAGTGTTAATTTGAACAAAGAACTAATTACAGAGTTGAAACAG TGCAAAGATTTAGTACACCCAAACATCTGCAGCTTCATCGGAGCCTGTTTAGATTctcctcatttttttcttctgactgAGTTCTGTCCTAAGGGAAGTCTGCAG GACATCCTGAGGAATAACTCCATCAAACTCGACTGGACTTTCAAGTCCTCGCTGATGCTGGACATCGTGAAG GGCATGGACTACCTGCACCGCAGCCCCCTGCGTTCCCACGGTCACCTGTCCTCCTCCAACTGCGTGGTGGACAGCAGGTTCGTGCTGAAGGTCACCGACTTCGCCCTCGAACACCTAAGATGGCAGGTCAGGGGGGAGATGGGCAGCGACCGTTGCGACTGGCAGA GGTTATTGTGGAGAGCACCAGAGCTCCTGAGGCACAGGGGGGCCCCCAAGGGGACGCAGAAGGGCGACGTGTACAGCTTCGGCATCATCGTCCAGGAGATAGTGTACCGGTGCGGCCCCTTCTTCATCCCCAACTGCACCCTGAAGGCCAGAG AGATAGTGGAGAGAGTGGCGGCGGGGGGCTGCAGCCCCCTCAGGCCCCACGCTGACCCGGCGGGGTGCCCGGAGAGCGCCGAAGCCCTCAtgaggagctgctggagggaGAGCCCGGCGGAGAGGCCCGACTTCTCCGCCCTAAAGGCCGTCGTGAAGAGGCTGTGCCCCAGCGG AGGGAGTGACAACATTCTGGATGACTTGCTGTCTCGCATGGAGCAGTACGCCAACAATCTGGAGGAGATTGTGAATGAGCGCACGGCCCAGCTCCtggaagagaagaggaaagcCGAGAGCCTCCTCACGCAAATGTTGCCAAG ATCTGTCGCCATCCAGCTGATAGCTGGGAAGGCGGCACGAGCCGAGACCTACGACTGCGTCACCATCTATTTCAGCGATATTGAAGGATTCACTGCCATGGCCGCTAGAATCTCTCCCATGCAG GTGGTTAATGTGCTGAATGACTTGTACACATTCTTTGACAACATCATTGACAGCCATGATGTTTACAAG GTAGAGACCATCGGGGATGCCTACATGGTCGTGTCTGGCTTGCCGATCAGAAACGGCGATGACCACGCTAAAGAAATCGCCAGGATGTCCTTGGCAATTGTGCATGCCATGAAGCAGTTCAAAAGCGAACATGTGCCAAACCAACAGCTAAAGGTTCGCATTGGACTCCATTCAG GTCCCTGTGTGGCAGGAGTGGTGGGACTGAAAATGCCACGCTATTGTTTATTTGGAGACACTGTAAACACCGCCTCGCGGATGGAGTCCCACGGGTCAC CCCTCAAGATCCATGTAAGCAGTGCAACCAAGGCCCTCCTGGATAAATTTGGAACCTTTCACTTGGAGCTGAGGGGAGACATTAATATGAAG GGGAAGGGACTATTGAGGACATACTGGCTTCTGGGCGAAGAACCATGA
- the smox gene encoding spermine oxidase, with the protein MQSCEISSDSTDDPLCSGPRGLRQPRIVVVGAGLAGLAAAKTLLENGFADVTVLEASDRVGGRVQSVQHGQTTLELGATWIHGAHGNPVFHLAEDNGLLEHTTDGERSVGRISLYTKNGVAHYQTNNGKRIPKDLVEEFSDLYNEVYDLTQEFFQNGKPVGAESQNSVGIFTRDVVRKKIMLDPDDSENTKRLKLSMLQQYLKVESCESSSPNMDEVSLSEFGEWTEIPGAHHVIPGGFIQVVELLAEAVPARVVRLNRPVRRVHWNHSRQEEIADHNGDRRAAPLGHPIQVECEDREFIPADHVVVTASLGVLKKSHESLFSPGLPEDKVQSIQKLGISTTDKIFLEFAEPFWSPECNSIQFVWEDEAQLEQPAYPEELWYRKICSFDVLYPPERYGYMLCGWICGDEALLMERCDDETVAETCTDLLRKFTGNPDIPKPRRILRSSWGSNPYIRGSYSFTRVGSSGGDVERLGMPLPYAESTKAPPLQVLFAGEATHRKYYSTTHGALLSGQREATRLIDMYQDLYNADATKPNV; encoded by the exons ATGCAAAGTTGTGAAATATCTTCAGACAGCACTGATGACCCCCTTTGTAGCGGCCCACGCGGACTTCGGCAGCCTCGAATAGTAGTCGTCGGCGCGGGCTTGGCCGGCCTCGCTGCGGCGAAGACCCTCCTGGAGAACGGCTTCGCGGATGTGACTGTCCTCGAGGCGTCGGATCGAGTCGGAGGCAGAGTGCAAAGCGTTCAGCACG GACAAACGACTTTGGAACTCGGAGCCACCTGGATCCACGGTGCCCATGGCAACCCGGTCTTCCACTTGGCGGAGGACAATGGCCTTCTGGAGCACACCACAGACGGGGAGAGGAGCGTGGGCCGCATCAGCCTGTACACCAAGAACGGTGTGGCCCACTACCAGACTAACAACGGAAAGAGGATCCCCAAGGACCTGGTGGAGGAGTTCAGCGACCTGTACAACGAG GTATATGACCTGACTCAGGAGTTCTTCCAGAACGGGAAGCCGGTGGGAGCCGAGAGCCAGAACAGCGTGGGGATCTTCACCCGTGATGTCGTCCGCAAGAAGATCATGCTGGACCCGGACGACTCGGAGAACACCAAGAGGCTCAAGCTGTCCATGCTGCAGCAGTACCTCAAG gtggaGAGCTGCGAGAGCAGCTCGCCCAACATGGACGAGGTGTCGCTCAGCGAGTTCGGGGAGTGGACGGAAATCCCGGGCGCCCACCACGTCATCCCCGGCGGCTTCATCCAGGTGGTGGAGCTGCTGGCCGAGGCCGTGCCCGCCCGGGTGGTGCGGCTGAACCGGCCCGTCCGCCGCGTCCACTGGAACCACTCGCGGCAGGAGGAGATCGCCGACCACAACGGCGACCGCCGGGCCGCCCCGCTGGGCCACCCCATCCAGGTGGAGTGCGAGGACCGCGAGTTCATCCCCGCCGACCACGTCGTCGTCACCGCCTCCCTGGGCGTGCTGAAGAAGAGCCACGAGAGCCTGTTCTCCCCGGGGCTGCCCGAGGACAAGGTGCAGTCCATCCAGAAGCTGGGCATCAGCACCACCGACAAGATCTTCCTGGAGTTCGCCGAGCCCTTCTGGAGCCCCGAGTGCAACAGCATCCAGTTCGTCTGGGAGGACGAggcgcagctggagcagccgGCCTACCCGGAGGAGCTGTGGTACCGCAAGATCTGCAGCTTCGACGTGCTGTACCCGCCCGAGCGCTACGGCTACATGCTGTGCGGCTGGATCTGCGGCGACGAGGCCCTGCTCATGGAGCGCTGCGACGACGAGACGGTGGCCGAGACCTGCACCGATCTGCTGCGCAAGTTCACAG GGAACCCCGACATTCCGAAACCTCGCAGGATCCTGCGCTCGTCCTGGGGCAGCAACCCCTACATCCGCGGCTCGTACTCCTTCACCCGCGTGGGGTCCAGCGGGGGCGACGTGGAGCGGCTCGGCATGCCCCTCCCTTACGCCGAGAGCACCAAGGCGCCG CCTCTACAGGTGCTGTTTGCTGGGGAAGCCAcccacagaaaatattattcCACTACCCATGGTGCTTTGCTGTCAGGCCAGAGGGAGGCCACTCGCCTGATAGACATGTACCAGGACTTGTACAATGCAGATGCCACAAAGCCTAACGTGTAA